One genomic region from Ptychodera flava strain L36383 chromosome 14, AS_Pfla_20210202, whole genome shotgun sequence encodes:
- the LOC139148990 gene encoding 26S proteasome non-ATPase regulatory subunit 8-like, with protein sequence MATLKEAVSMYQQLTKEWAKKPPNLDKCGELLGKLKIMLLNLQFLPTDESGPTKQELIIARDILEIGAQWSIAKKEIPSFERYMAQLKTYYLDYQNDLPESAYRYQLLGLNLLCLLAQNRLAEFHTELELLPSKEIHSNIYIKHPVSMEQYLMEGSYNKVFLAKGNVPADSYNYFIDILLGTIRDEIAACAEKAYEKIAFGEAARMLFYQKQKDMKEYAAKREWVLGKDNYFHFQNEEKETEETIPSNLIAQQAIEYARELEMIV encoded by the exons ATGGCGACGCTGAAGGAAGCCGTGTCCATGTACCAACAACTGACAAAAGAGTGGGCAAAGAAGCCACCGAATTTAGATAAATGTGGAGAACTCCTTGGAAAGTTAAAG ATAATGCTCCTGAATCTACAGTTTTTACCAACAGATGAAAGTGGTCCAACAAAACAAGAACTGATCATTGCCC GTGACATTCTTGAAATAGGAGCACAATGGAGCATTGCCAAAAAAGAAATCCCATCCTTTGAACGCTACATGGCACAGCTCAAAACCTATTACTTAGATTACCA GAATGATCTACCTGAGTCAGCATACAGATATCAGTTACTTGGCCTAAATCTCTTATGTTTACTGGCACAGAATAGGCTAGCAGAGTTTCACACT GAATTAGAACTTTTACCATCAAAGGAAATTCATAGCAATATTTACATCAAACATCCGGTCTCAATGGAACAATACCTTATGGAAGGTAGTTATAATAAG GTCTTCCTAGCTAAAGGAAATGTGCCAGCTGATAGTTACAactattttattgatattttgctGGGTACAATAAGAGATGAAATAGCTGCCTGTGCTGAGAAAGCATATGAAAAGATAGCATTTGGTGAAGCTGCCAGAATGCTCTTCTATCAAAAACAGAAAGATATGAAAGAGTACGCTGCAAAG AGGGAGTGGGTTTTAGGAAAGGACAACTACTTCCACTTTCAGAAtgaagagaaagagacagaAGAGACGATACCATCAAACTTGATTGCACAGCAAGCGATAGAATATGCCAGAGAGTTGGAAATGATTGTGTAG